The following proteins are co-located in the Camelina sativa cultivar DH55 chromosome 12, Cs, whole genome shotgun sequence genome:
- the LOC104730597 gene encoding vacuolar protein sorting-associated protein 26B has protein sequence MNYLLGAFKPACNVSITFSDGKNRKQVPMKKENGQTALVPLFHSQDTISGKVCIDPYQGKKVEHNGVKVELLGQIEMYFDRGNFYDFTSLVRELDVPGEIYERKTYPFEFPTVEMPYETYNGVNVRLRYVLKVTVTRGYSGSILEYQELVVRNYAPLPDINNSIKMEVGIEDCLHIEFEYNKSKYHLKDVILGKIYFLLVRIKMKNMDLEIRRRESTGAGANTHVETETLAKFELMDGTPVRGESIPVRLFLAPYDLTPTHRNINNKYSVKYYLNLVLVDEEDRRYFKQQEITLYRLKEDTSS, from the exons ATG AATTACCTACTTGGAGCCTTCAAGCCCGCTTGTAACGTTTCCATCACTTTCTCTGATGGCAAAAATCGTAAACAG GTTCctatgaagaaagaaaatggtCAAACGGCTCTGGTGCCACTTTTCCATAGTCAAGACACTATCTCCGGGAAG GTTTGCATTGATCCATATCAAGGGAAAAAGGTGGAGCATAATGGTGTTAAAGTTGAGCTTCTTGGTCAAATAG AAATGTACTTTGACAGAGGAAACTTCTATGACTTCACTTCATTGG TTCGTGAACTGGATGTTCctggagaaatatatgaaagaaaGACGTACCCTTTTGAATTTCCCACTGTCGAGATGCCATATGAGACATATAATGGTGTGAATGTGCGGCTAAG aTATGTCCTTAAAGTAACCGTCACTCGTGGCTACTCTGGAAGCATCTTGGAATACCAAGAGCTTGTG GTCCGGAACTACGCTCCACTTCCTGACATTAATAACAGTATCAAG ATGGAAGTTGGAATTGAGGATTGCCTGCACATCGAGTTTGAGTATAATAAAAGCAA GTATCACCTAAAAGATGTTATCCTTGGGAAAATATACTTTCTACTTGTAAGAATCAAGATGAAGAATATGGATCTTGAGATCAGACGGCGGGAATCAACAGGTGCAGGTGCTAATACTCATGTTGAGACAGAAACACTTGCGAAATTCGAGTTGATGGATGGAACTCCTGTTAGAG GTGAATCAATACCAGTAAGACTATTTCTGGCCCCATATGATCTTACACCAACACATCGtaacatcaacaacaaatacAGCGTCAAGTATTATCTGAATCTTGTACTGGTAGATGAAGAGGATCGCAGGTACTTCAAGCAGCAAGAAATCACGCTGTACAGGTTGAAGGAAGACACATCATCTTGA
- the LOC104730596 gene encoding cytochrome P450 709B3-like codes for MELISTTHLLALVLLLFVVPKIWEACLILLWRPLMLSRRFKKQGISGPKYKILYGNISEMKKMKEEANLLVLDPKSNDIFPRVFPHYHQWMSQYGQTFLYWNGTKPTIYISDPEVAKQILSSKFGFTIIPVKRPEVFILFGKGLSFIQGDDWVRHRRILNPAFSMDRLKAMTRPMVDCTLRMFEEWRKQSNGEVVMTIDMDKEFHKLTADITATTAFGSSYEESIELCRSQTELEKFYITSLTKVFIPGTQYLPTPTNLKLWELDKKVKNSTKRIIDSRSKCETYGDDLLGVMLKAAKSKESGRQMRIDEIIDECKNFYYSGQGTTSVLLTWTMMLLSLHQDWQEKLREEIFNECGVDNIPDSDTISKLKLMNMVLMESLRLYGPVIKMFRDATQDIKIGNLDIPKGTSIVVPFLKMHTDKAIWGEDAEQFKPLRFENGISQAATNPNALLAFSIGPRACIAKNFAMIEAKTVVTLILQRFRLSLSPEYKHTPVDHFNLFPQYGLPIMLQPLDSSSQQ; via the exons ATGGAACTCATAAGCACGACCCATCTCTTAGCACTCGTCCTTCTGCTCTTTGTTGTTCCCAAGATATGGGAAGCTTGTTTGATCCTCCTTTGGCGGCCGTTGATGCTATcaagaagattcaagaaacaAGGAATCTCAGGCCCAAAGTACAAGATCTTGTACGGAAACATCagtgagatgaagaagatgaaggaagaagCTAACCTTTTGGTTCTTGATCCCAAGTCTAACGATATCTTCCCTCGTGTGTTTCCTCACTATCACCAATGGATGTCTCAATACG GACAAACATTTCTATACTGGAATGGAACAAAACCGACGATATACATATCCGATCCTGAAGTAGCGAAACAGATCTTGTCGAGCAAGTTCGGTTTCACTATTATACCAGTGAAAAGACCAGAGGTCTTCATACTTTTCGGTAAAGGACTTTCCTTTATTCAGGGTGATGATTGGGTTCGCCACAGACGAATCTTGAATCCTGCTTTCTCCATGGACCGGCTCAAg GCCATGACGAGACCTATGGTGGATTGCACCTTGAGGATGTTCGAGGAGTggagaaaacagagtaatggTGAAGTGGTGATGACGATTGACATGGACAAAGAGTTCCATAAATTGACCGCAGACATTACAGCGACCACTGCGTTTGGAAGCAGTTACGAGGAAAGCATCGAATTGTGTAGATCACAGACTGAGCttgagaaattttatattacttcTCTCACTAAAGTCTTCATCCCCGGAACCCA ATACCTTCCTACGCCTACAAACCTTAAACTATGGGAGCTTGATAAGAAAGTGAAGAACTCGACCAAGAGAATCATAGATTCAAGGTCAAAATGTGAGACCTATGGGGACGATCTTCTGGGGGTCATGTTGAAAGCTGCAAAATCTAAGGAGTCTGGGAGACAGATGAGAATTGATGAGATCATAGACGAATGCAAGAATTTCTACTATTCAGGTCAAGGGACTACTTCGGTTCTGTTGACATGGACTATGATGTTACTGAGCTTGCACCAAGATTGGCAAGAGAAACTCAGAGAAGAGATTTTCAATGAATGTGGTGTAGATAACATCCCAGATTCAGACACCATCTCTAAACTCAAACTG ATGAACATGGTGTTAATGGAGTCGCTTCGTCTTTACGGACCCGTGATTAAAATGTTCCGAGACGCAACACAAGATATAAAAATAGGAAACTTGGACATCCCTAAGGGCACGAGCATTGTCGTCCCGTTTCTGAAGATGCACACCGACAAGGCCATATGGGGAGAAGACGCTGAACAATTCAAACCCTTGCGATTCGAAAACGGCATTTCTCAAGCCGCAACGAACCCAAACGCTCTCCTTGCGTTCTCAATTGGGCCAAGAGCTTGCATTGCCAAAAACTTTGCCATGATAGAAGCCAAGACCGTGGTCACTTTGATCCTTCAACGGTTCCGTCTTAGCCTCTCTCCCGAGTATAAGCACACACCTGTTGATCACTTCAATCTCTTTCCGCAATACGGCTTACCGATAATGCTTCAGCCTCTTGATAGTAGTTCTCAACAGTGA
- the LOC104730598 gene encoding rhodanese-like domain-containing protein 14, chloroplastic, whose protein sequence is MASLTSIATPYPSSSQALRLKSSGNTLFSAGVRSTAMGSSGQRTLKIHCASTKPAKPAAEVDWKQKRELLLEKRVRSVDVKEALRLQKENNFVILDVRPEADYKAGHPPGAINVEMYRLIREWTAWDIARRLGFAFFGIFSGTEENPEFLQGVEAKLDKEAKIIVACSSAGTMKPTQNLPEGQQSRSLIAAYLLVLNGYKNVFHLEGGIYTWSKEGLPVETIEEEED, encoded by the exons ATGGCTTCACTCACTTCCATCGCCACTCCTTACCCATCTTCATCGCAGGCTTTGCGTCTCAAGTCTTCCGGAAACACTCTTTTCTCGGCTGGAGTTCGATCAACAGCAATGGGATCATCAGGGCAAAGAACGCTCAAGATTCATTGCGCTTCAACCAAACCTGCGAAACCAGCTG CTGAAGTCGATTGGAAACAGAAGAGAGAGCTTCTATTGGAGAAAAGG GTGAGAAGTGTGGACGTGAAGGAAGCTCTACGTTTACAGAAAGAGAACAACTTTGTGATTCTTGATGTAAGACCAGAGGCAGACTACAAGGCG GGTCATCCTCCGGGAGCTATCAATGTGGAGATGTACAGACTAATAAGGGAATGGACAGCATGGGACATAGCTCGTCGTCTTGGATTTGCTTTCTTTGGTATCTTCTCTGGCACAGAAGAGAATCCAGAGTTTCTTCAAG GTGTAGAAGCTAAACTTGACAAAGAGGCAAAGATCATAGTAGCTTGTTCATCTGCTGGGACGATGAAGCCGACCCAGAATCTCCCTGAAGGCCAACAATCGAG GTCTCTCATAGCTGCTTATCTTCTGGTCCTCAACGGCTATAAGAACGTATTTCACCTTGAAGGTGGAATCTACACATGGAGCAAGGAAGGTCTTCCTGTTGaaacaattgaagaagaagaagactaa